One genomic region from Actinocatenispora thailandica encodes:
- a CDS encoding class I SAM-dependent methyltransferase, which produces MTHRVDGREPADYDSNGYDYRSYWLGRDYESHAEQRALGRLIPRLDHVEWFADLGGGFGRNLAHYADVAEHAVLVDYSANNLRTAEARHYAAVDRGRLHLVRADLRALPFVDDAFDAAMVVRVLHHLPDLDRYLAEMSRTIRARWLLDVPIKHHLLARLRALRYGSGVRLDDAEPQLTGTTAGAFRLYHLGAVRGSLNALGWDTTPVASVNNLRRWDQWLPRRATAALQAPVAGIEAVAQRVGRGWWGPSQFVLARRREPARPRLRPVPEQTQPHTRGLAARMACPACRGRLDWTDFAAFCRRCGVCYRHHDGFWDFAAGVPAPVPAAAVG; this is translated from the coding sequence ATGACACACCGTGTGGATGGGCGAGAACCGGCCGACTACGACAGCAACGGGTACGACTACCGCAGCTACTGGCTGGGCCGTGACTACGAGTCGCACGCCGAGCAGCGGGCCCTGGGCCGGCTGATACCCCGCTTGGACCACGTCGAGTGGTTCGCCGACCTGGGTGGCGGATTCGGCCGCAACCTGGCGCACTACGCCGACGTCGCCGAGCACGCGGTGCTCGTCGACTACTCGGCGAACAACCTGCGCACCGCCGAGGCGCGGCACTACGCCGCGGTCGACCGGGGCCGACTGCACCTGGTCCGCGCCGATCTGCGCGCGCTGCCGTTCGTCGACGACGCGTTCGACGCCGCGATGGTCGTCCGGGTGCTGCACCACCTGCCCGACCTCGACCGGTACCTGGCGGAGATGAGCCGCACCATCCGGGCGCGCTGGCTGCTGGACGTGCCGATCAAGCACCATCTGCTGGCCCGGCTGCGTGCCCTGCGGTACGGCTCGGGGGTGCGGTTGGACGACGCCGAGCCACAGCTCACCGGTACCACCGCGGGCGCGTTCCGGCTGTACCACCTGGGCGCGGTGCGCGGCTCGCTGAACGCGCTGGGCTGGGACACCACGCCGGTGGCCAGCGTGAACAACCTTCGACGCTGGGACCAGTGGCTGCCACGCCGGGCCACCGCGGCGCTGCAGGCACCGGTGGCCGGCATCGAGGCGGTCGCCCAGCGGGTCGGCCGTGGCTGGTGGGGACCGAGCCAGTTCGTGCTGGCCCGCCGCCGCGAGCCGGCCCGGCCGCGGTTGCGACCGGTGCCGGAGCAGACCCAGCCGCACACCCGGGGGCTCGCCGCGCGGATGGCGTGCCCGGCCTGCCGGGGCAGGCTGGACTGGACCGACTTCGCCGCGTTCTGCCGCCGCTGCGGCGTCTGCTACCGGCATCACGACGGGTTCTGGGACTTCGCGGCCGGAGTACCGGCCCCGGTGCCCGCCGCGGCGGTCGGCTGA